In Dyadobacter sp. NIV53, a single window of DNA contains:
- the murF gene encoding UDP-N-acetylmuramoyl-tripeptide--D-alanyl-D-alanine ligase, which produces MYTPIETLYDIYLNGAKICTDTRQITPGCIFFALKGDKFDGNQYAEQAIKNGAAYAVTDDTSLGENLRFLLVEDVLLTLQDLARQHRKTFTFPVIGLTGSNGKTTTKELIAKVLTMKFNTYATKGNLNNHIGVPLTILSIDREKHEIAIVEMGANHQEEIALLCTIAQPTHGLITNIGKAHLEGFNGIAGVIKGKGELYDFLSKKKGIVFVNAQNDILMEMVSKRRAFGEIIFYCSESSAVSPELIQESPVVIYKGNNQRRVITHLPGSYNFDNICAALAIGKHFGVIDEDAHEAIANYQPDNNRSQVVKKGSNTIIMDAYNANPSSMAAAVDNFARLDAPKKMLILGDMFELGDAAPEEHLALGKQIAGENFDIVILAGKLMQDALPALPKAYYFPDKFSLHNWVMDNPQENTHILIKGSRGMALESVLSLMKD; this is translated from the coding sequence ATGTATACCCCTATTGAAACGCTTTACGATATTTATCTGAACGGAGCCAAAATTTGTACTGATACACGCCAGATTACTCCCGGGTGTATATTTTTCGCACTTAAAGGAGATAAATTCGATGGCAATCAATATGCAGAGCAGGCCATAAAAAACGGCGCAGCCTATGCAGTAACAGATGATACTTCACTGGGTGAAAACCTGCGTTTTTTATTGGTGGAAGATGTGTTATTAACATTACAGGACCTTGCAAGGCAACACCGCAAAACTTTTACTTTCCCGGTAATCGGACTAACGGGCTCGAACGGAAAAACAACCACAAAAGAACTGATAGCAAAAGTGTTGACGATGAAGTTCAATACTTATGCTACAAAAGGGAATCTCAATAACCACATTGGTGTGCCGCTCACCATTCTTTCGATTGACCGTGAAAAACATGAGATAGCGATTGTCGAAATGGGTGCGAACCATCAGGAAGAAATTGCTCTTTTGTGTACTATCGCCCAACCTACACACGGACTCATTACCAACATTGGAAAGGCTCACCTGGAAGGTTTCAACGGAATAGCGGGTGTTATTAAAGGCAAAGGAGAATTGTATGATTTTCTTTCCAAAAAGAAGGGTATCGTTTTTGTCAATGCACAGAACGACATACTGATGGAAATGGTCAGTAAAAGAAGGGCATTTGGTGAAATTATTTTTTACTGTTCGGAATCCAGCGCGGTTAGCCCTGAATTAATCCAGGAAAGTCCGGTGGTGATATATAAAGGAAACAACCAAAGAAGGGTAATTACACATTTGCCGGGAAGTTATAATTTTGATAATATATGCGCCGCTTTGGCAATAGGAAAGCACTTTGGAGTAATTGACGAAGATGCCCATGAAGCAATTGCTAATTACCAACCGGATAACAACCGCTCTCAGGTCGTAAAAAAAGGAAGCAATACGATTATTATGGACGCATACAATGCTAATCCTTCTTCAATGGCTGCCGCTGTTGACAACTTTGCAAGACTGGACGCGCCAAAAAAAATGCTGATCCTGGGCGATATGTTTGAATTGGGAGACGCCGCTCCGGAAGAACATCTTGCATTGGGAAAACAAATTGCCGGTGAAAATTTTGATATCGTGATTTTAGCAGGAAAATTAATGCAGGACGCATTGCCTGCGCTTCCCAAAGCATATTATTTTCCTGATAAATTTTCCCTTCATAACTGGGTGATGGATAATCCGCAGGAAAATACGCATATTCTCATAAAAGGTTCGCGTGGTATGGCGCTGGAATCGGTATTAAGCCTGATGAAAGACTAA
- a CDS encoding peroxiredoxin, giving the protein MSNRLLSVGSSFPEFKKTSVVSLEKGNEFYDITSEDHKNAEKWMVMFWWPKDFTFVCPTEIAEFNKKNEDFADRDAILIGASTDSENVHLAWRKSHDDLRDLQFPMLADTSKSLAEELGILEANEKIAYRATYIVDPQGIIRWVCVNDLSVGRNVDEVLRVLDALQTDELCPCNWVKGEATLA; this is encoded by the coding sequence ATGTCAAATAGACTATTATCAGTGGGATCATCATTCCCGGAATTCAAAAAAACATCAGTAGTTTCTCTTGAAAAAGGAAATGAATTTTATGATATTACTTCAGAAGATCACAAAAATGCTGAAAAATGGATGGTAATGTTCTGGTGGCCAAAAGACTTTACTTTTGTTTGTCCTACTGAAATTGCTGAATTCAACAAAAAAAATGAAGACTTCGCAGATCGTGATGCAATCCTGATCGGTGCGTCTACTGACAGCGAAAACGTTCACCTTGCATGGCGTAAAAGCCACGACGATCTTCGTGATCTTCAATTCCCAATGCTTGCTGATACTTCAAAATCTCTGGCTGAAGAACTTGGTATTCTGGAAGCAAATGAAAAAATTGCATATCGTGCTACCTACATCGTTGATCCACAAGGAATTATTCGTTGGGTATGTGTAAATGACCTTTCTGTTGGCCGTAACGTTGACGAAGTTCTTCGTGTATTAGACGCTCTTCAAACAGATGAACTTTGCCCATGTAACTGGGTAAAAGGCGAAGCTACTTTAGCGTAG